A window of Rhizobium acidisoli contains these coding sequences:
- a CDS encoding cupin domain-containing protein, whose product MIRASILAAALTCLAATGAGAADNSKSAKVTLVYEHELPNVPGKSIKGVLVEYGPGGFSDGHTHPDSAFIYATVLEGAIRSQVNDGPVKVYQAGESFSEMPGDRHGVSANGSETKPARLLAVFVVDTDQKELTYPLNK is encoded by the coding sequence ATGATCAGAGCATCGATCCTCGCCGCTGCCCTCACCTGCCTGGCGGCCACCGGCGCCGGCGCTGCCGACAATAGCAAATCTGCCAAGGTCACCCTCGTCTACGAGCACGAGCTTCCGAACGTGCCGGGCAAGAGCATCAAGGGCGTGCTGGTCGAATACGGCCCGGGCGGCTTCTCCGACGGCCATACCCATCCCGACTCGGCCTTCATCTACGCCACCGTGCTCGAAGGCGCGATCCGCAGCCAGGTCAATGACGGCCCGGTCAAGGTCTATCAGGCCGGCGAGAGCTTCTCGGAAATGCCGGGCGACCGCCACGGCGTCAGCGCCAACGGCAGCGAAACGAAGCCCGCCCGCCTGCTTGCCGTGTTCGTCGTCGACACCGACCAGAAAGAGCTGACCTATCCCCTCAACAAGTAA
- a CDS encoding cyclic nucleotide-binding domain-containing protein: MIYDTLFGKPLISLITVGFAGIVVWHLLSRQRPTTRLVVQIVFFGLMTLILVGSGIEPHRFQGYGSEDPQALLVVVAKTLWWIHLAWAVIGFIRLYLVLEGSPREARLLQDLVIGVVYIGMALSVLAFVFGVPIGTLVATSGVVAIILGLALQNTLADVFSGIALTLGRPYVIGDWILLSDGTEGRVVESNWRATHILTSANNIVVLPNSFLAKLGLTNVSRPDESHLLILTIRIAPTRMPASVRQVMLSALTSCNSIVRDPPPVVALKGLDATALEVELQFRVTSPSRRVQARNEVLDLVYRHCKSAGLLLAVPAAASVLTGDLPTEESARPPRVTPLELIEAIPIFATLTADEKQKLAETTAIREFRKGDVIVRESDMLPSLMMVRAGIIAARHGDGERGRLAPGDFFGETGLLAGMQEVCTLEALTAVTVYEIDQQAFAPLLNQRPALAEEIAEELASRAERFRDAALPPEPAHSAHAILKTIRTIFRG; this comes from the coding sequence ATGATCTACGACACGCTCTTCGGCAAGCCACTGATATCCCTGATAACAGTCGGCTTTGCCGGTATCGTCGTCTGGCACCTGCTTTCCCGCCAGCGGCCGACGACGCGGCTGGTGGTGCAGATCGTCTTCTTTGGCTTAATGACGCTGATCCTCGTCGGCAGCGGCATCGAACCTCATCGGTTTCAAGGATATGGGTCCGAGGATCCGCAGGCCTTGCTTGTCGTTGTCGCGAAAACGCTCTGGTGGATTCATCTCGCATGGGCTGTCATCGGTTTTATCAGGCTGTATCTGGTTCTGGAAGGCAGTCCCCGAGAGGCCCGCCTGCTCCAGGATCTCGTTATCGGCGTCGTCTATATCGGTATGGCCCTGTCGGTTCTGGCCTTCGTCTTCGGCGTGCCGATCGGCACCCTCGTTGCCACCTCGGGCGTGGTCGCCATCATTCTCGGCCTTGCGCTCCAGAACACGCTCGCCGACGTTTTCTCCGGCATCGCGCTGACACTCGGCCGGCCTTATGTCATCGGCGACTGGATTCTTTTGAGCGATGGTACGGAAGGGCGCGTCGTCGAGAGCAACTGGCGCGCGACGCATATCCTGACCAGCGCCAACAATATCGTCGTTCTACCGAACAGTTTTCTCGCCAAGCTCGGCCTGACGAATGTCAGCCGGCCGGACGAGAGCCATCTGCTGATCCTCACCATCCGCATCGCTCCGACACGGATGCCGGCATCGGTCCGCCAAGTCATGTTATCGGCGCTGACGAGCTGCAATTCGATCGTGCGCGACCCGCCGCCAGTCGTCGCATTGAAAGGGCTGGACGCCACCGCCCTCGAAGTCGAACTGCAATTCCGGGTGACGAGCCCGAGCCGGCGTGTCCAGGCGCGCAACGAGGTGCTCGATCTCGTCTATCGCCACTGCAAATCCGCCGGCCTGCTTCTCGCCGTTCCGGCGGCGGCCTCGGTGCTGACGGGCGATCTGCCGACAGAAGAGAGCGCACGACCGCCGCGGGTGACGCCGCTCGAACTGATCGAGGCCATTCCGATCTTTGCGACGCTGACGGCAGATGAAAAGCAGAAGCTTGCCGAGACCACTGCCATTCGTGAATTCCGCAAGGGCGACGTGATCGTCCGGGAGAGCGACATGCTGCCGTCGCTGATGATGGTGCGGGCCGGCATTATTGCGGCGCGGCACGGCGATGGGGAACGCGGGCGGCTCGCGCCAGGTGATTTTTTCGGAGAGACCGGGCTGCTCGCCGGCATGCAGGAAGTCTGCACGCTGGAGGCTCTGACCGCGGTGACGGTCTATGAAATCGATCAGCAGGCCTTCGCCCCCTTGCTGAACCAGCGTCCGGCGCTGGCGGAAGAAATCGCCGAAGAACTCGCCAGCCGCGCGGAGCGTTTTCGCGACGCAGCCCTCCCGCCGGAACCCGCCCACAGCGCCCACGCCATTCTGAAAACCATCAGGACAATCTTCAGGGGGTAG
- a CDS encoding RrF2 family transcriptional regulator gives MILKSQVEWALHCCAILAGLPEGRYLSTKALAELHGLPKEYLSKALQSLSQASLVDTTLGPSGGYRLARPSSEINFLDIVEAVEGKARSFTCTNIRDNNPCRPAGYCDSKPCAVARIMWEADEAWRDTLRRVRLSDLVGTLSEEVPAELWRSTFEWVLKRAG, from the coding sequence ATGATCCTGAAAAGCCAGGTCGAGTGGGCGCTCCACTGTTGCGCCATTCTCGCGGGCCTGCCCGAGGGCAGGTATCTCTCCACCAAGGCGCTCGCGGAGCTTCATGGCCTGCCGAAGGAATATCTCTCCAAGGCGCTGCAAAGCCTTTCGCAGGCATCGCTGGTCGATACAACGCTCGGCCCGAGCGGCGGTTACCGGCTTGCCAGGCCCTCGTCCGAGATCAATTTTCTCGACATTGTCGAAGCGGTCGAGGGCAAGGCGCGCAGCTTCACCTGCACGAATATCCGCGACAACAATCCCTGCCGGCCGGCCGGCTATTGCGACAGCAAGCCCTGCGCGGTCGCCCGCATCATGTGGGAAGCCGACGAGGCCTGGCGCGATACGCTGCGGCGCGTCCGGCTGTCCGATCTGGTCGGTACCTTGTCCGAGGAAGTGCCTGCAGAGCTTTGGCGGAGTACCTTCGAATGGGTGCTCAAGCGCGCCGGCTAA
- a CDS encoding COG4315 family predicted lipoprotein yields MKSVKFLSVVAAAALAATAALAAAPVKEVESAKGKVLAGENGMTLYTFKKDAKGVSNCNDDCAKNWPPLMAASDAKADGAYSIIDRKDGKKQWAKDGMPLYYWVKDKKAGDITGDGVGGNWELAKP; encoded by the coding sequence ATGAAATCCGTGAAATTCCTGTCCGTCGTGGCCGCCGCAGCCCTCGCAGCGACCGCTGCTCTCGCAGCCGCTCCTGTCAAGGAAGTCGAATCCGCCAAGGGCAAGGTTCTTGCCGGCGAAAACGGCATGACCCTCTACACCTTCAAGAAGGACGCCAAGGGCGTTTCCAACTGCAATGACGATTGCGCCAAAAACTGGCCGCCGCTGATGGCCGCTTCCGATGCCAAGGCCGATGGTGCATATTCGATCATCGACCGCAAGGATGGCAAGAAGCAATGGGCCAAGGACGGCATGCCGCTGTATTACTGGGTCAAGGACAAGAAGGCTGGCGACATCACCGGCGATGGCGTCGGCGGCAACTGGGAGCTTGCCAAGCCTTGA
- a CDS encoding RNA polymerase sigma factor, with amino-acid sequence MKTPAPESFEGQVLALLPSLRRYSRSLTRSDADGEDLLQDCVEKVLARRGQWRGLNLRGWVLTIMTNLYRNGRRGKARDGLVELDAAGDMAAPEPPADPLERARLDNALNSLSEEHRAVLMLVVIEGYTYSEVAASLDIPIGTVMSRLSRARQRVAERLKADNVITLRRPK; translated from the coding sequence GTGAAAACACCCGCACCGGAAAGTTTCGAGGGCCAGGTCCTGGCCCTCCTTCCCTCGCTCAGGCGCTATTCGCGCAGCCTGACGCGCTCGGATGCCGATGGCGAGGATCTGCTGCAAGACTGTGTCGAGAAGGTTCTGGCGCGCCGTGGCCAATGGCGCGGCCTCAACCTGCGCGGCTGGGTCCTGACCATCATGACCAATCTTTACCGCAACGGCCGGCGCGGCAAGGCGCGCGACGGGCTGGTGGAGCTTGACGCCGCCGGGGATATGGCCGCTCCCGAACCGCCGGCCGATCCGCTGGAGCGCGCGCGGCTCGATAACGCACTGAACAGCCTTTCGGAGGAGCACCGCGCCGTGCTGATGCTGGTGGTCATCGAAGGGTACACGTACAGCGAGGTTGCCGCTTCCCTCGACATTCCCATCGGCACCGTCATGTCCCGGCTGTCGCGCGCCCGCCAGCGCGTTGCCGAGAGGCTGAAGGCCGATAACGTCATTACGCTTCGGAGACCGAAATGA
- a CDS encoding anti-sigma factor family protein: MNETNPIVTEADLHAYADGQLPETARARVEAYLADNADDAAMVAEWQAQNSGIRSLFAGYEKAKDTDPLLVAPTRAVSSTPKRWAIAAAALVVFALGAVSGHYGPALLERPALQLTGSETLPKQAETAFMVYAAEVRHPVEVFADEEAHLATWLGKRLAIQNLKIPNLQSLGFKLVGGRLLPVDDRPGAMFMYENQAGERLTVIVGRNTENRTTSFRFASSGNLETFYWIDGELGYAVTGEISRETLRGVAEECYRQFPS; the protein is encoded by the coding sequence ATGAACGAAACCAACCCGATCGTCACCGAAGCCGATCTCCACGCCTATGCCGACGGCCAACTGCCGGAAACTGCGCGTGCCCGCGTCGAAGCTTATCTTGCCGATAATGCGGACGACGCGGCGATGGTCGCCGAATGGCAGGCGCAGAATAGCGGCATCCGATCGCTGTTTGCCGGTTACGAGAAGGCAAAGGACACCGATCCACTGCTCGTAGCTCCCACACGCGCGGTCTCCTCTACACCGAAACGCTGGGCGATTGCCGCCGCGGCCCTCGTCGTCTTTGCGCTCGGCGCCGTCAGCGGCCATTATGGCCCGGCACTGCTGGAAAGGCCGGCATTGCAGCTTACCGGTTCAGAAACCTTGCCGAAACAGGCGGAGACCGCATTCATGGTCTACGCAGCCGAGGTTCGCCACCCGGTCGAGGTCTTCGCCGACGAGGAGGCCCATCTCGCCACCTGGCTCGGCAAGCGCCTCGCCATCCAGAACCTGAAGATCCCGAACCTGCAATCGCTCGGCTTCAAGCTGGTCGGCGGGCGCCTGCTGCCGGTCGATGACAGACCGGGCGCCATGTTCATGTATGAGAACCAGGCGGGCGAACGCCTGACCGTCATCGTCGGCCGCAACACGGAAAACCGCACGACGAGCTTCCGCTTCGCCTCATCGGGCAATCTTGAAACCTTCTACTGGATCGACGGCGAACTCGGTTATGCCGTCACCGGCGAAATCTCGCGTGAAACCCTGCGTGGTGTGGCCGAGGAATGCTACAGGCAATTCCCTTCGTGA
- a CDS encoding nitrile hydratase accessory protein: MSVCEMPSQLAQSLGLPRSPEDDPVFPEPWAADAFAMTVHLHEKGLFAWSEWAEALSKELHKPGRAGDGSDYFDCWVAALSELLVRRGIADASVILDLQQSWQRAAEATPHGQPIELANDPLR, encoded by the coding sequence TTGAGCGTTTGTGAGATGCCGTCTCAGCTGGCGCAATCGCTTGGGTTGCCGAGGTCGCCCGAAGATGACCCGGTTTTTCCCGAGCCTTGGGCGGCGGACGCTTTCGCCATGACGGTGCATCTGCATGAGAAGGGGCTGTTCGCCTGGAGCGAATGGGCCGAGGCACTGTCCAAGGAGTTGCATAAGCCCGGCCGCGCTGGCGACGGCAGCGATTATTTCGACTGTTGGGTGGCGGCCCTTTCCGAACTGCTCGTCAGGCGCGGCATAGCGGATGCATCCGTCATCCTCGACCTGCAGCAGAGCTGGCAGCGGGCGGCCGAAGCCACGCCGCACGGGCAGCCGATCGAACTTGCCAACGATCCGCTGCGCTGA
- the nthB gene encoding nitrile hydratase subunit beta codes for MNGPHDLGGQMGFGPVAPEKDEPYFHAEWEKRALGITLSCGAFGAWTIDESRHARENIPPADYLAASYYEIWIRGVETLLARHGFATREELLSGHNLQEGAAPKRVLKAEMVPGALARGGPCDRPVETTPRFAVGETVRTKNFNPATHTRLPRYARARTGVVETVQGAFVFPDDNAHGRGENPQWLYTVVFGGGEIWGEGADPSLTVSIDAWESYLERL; via the coding sequence ATGAACGGACCGCACGATCTTGGTGGGCAGATGGGCTTCGGGCCTGTCGCGCCCGAAAAGGACGAGCCCTATTTCCATGCCGAATGGGAAAAGCGGGCACTCGGCATCACGCTTTCCTGCGGCGCCTTCGGCGCATGGACGATCGACGAAAGCCGGCATGCACGCGAAAACATTCCGCCGGCCGATTATCTCGCCGCCAGCTATTACGAGATCTGGATCCGCGGCGTCGAGACGTTGCTGGCGCGGCACGGTTTTGCGACGCGCGAGGAGTTGCTGTCCGGCCACAATCTGCAGGAGGGTGCTGCGCCGAAGCGGGTGCTGAAGGCGGAGATGGTGCCGGGCGCGTTGGCGAGAGGCGGGCCTTGCGATCGTCCTGTCGAAACCACACCGCGCTTTGCGGTCGGCGAGACGGTGAGGACGAAGAATTTCAATCCAGCCACCCATACGCGGCTGCCGCGTTATGCGCGCGCCAGGACGGGCGTCGTCGAGACGGTGCAAGGAGCTTTCGTGTTCCCCGACGACAATGCGCATGGCCGAGGCGAAAATCCGCAATGGCTCTATACGGTCGTCTTTGGCGGCGGTGAGATCTGGGGCGAGGGAGCGGATCCGTCACTGACGGTCTCCATCGATGCGTGGGAGAGTTATCTTGAGCGTTTGTGA
- the nthA gene encoding nitrile hydratase subunit alpha, producing MHDDHDHDHHDHDHDHHHDNHYSDMQARVKALETLLTEKGLIDPAAIDAIVETYETKVGPRNGAHVVAKAWSDADFAAWLKRDATAAIASLGFTGRQGEHMRAVFNTPETHNLIVCTLCSCYPWSVLGLPPVWYKAPAYRSRAVIDPRGVLAEFGLALPEEKKIRVWDSTAELRYLVIPERPDGTDGMDEAALASLVSRDAMIGTAIAGSWKVSAAGSSTISAADSPEARP from the coding sequence TTGCACGACGATCACGACCACGACCACCACGATCATGACCACGACCACCACCACGATAACCACTATTCCGACATGCAGGCCCGCGTAAAAGCGCTGGAAACGCTGCTGACCGAGAAGGGGCTGATCGATCCGGCGGCGATCGATGCGATTGTCGAGACTTATGAAACGAAGGTGGGGCCGCGGAATGGGGCGCATGTCGTCGCCAAGGCCTGGAGCGATGCCGATTTCGCCGCGTGGCTGAAGCGCGATGCGACGGCGGCGATTGCGAGCCTTGGGTTTACCGGCCGGCAGGGCGAGCATATGCGCGCCGTTTTCAACACGCCCGAGACCCATAATCTCATCGTCTGCACGCTTTGCTCCTGTTATCCCTGGTCGGTGCTCGGCCTGCCGCCCGTCTGGTACAAGGCGCCGGCCTATCGCTCGCGTGCGGTCATCGATCCGCGTGGCGTGCTTGCCGAATTCGGGCTGGCGCTGCCGGAGGAAAAGAAGATCCGCGTCTGGGATTCGACCGCAGAGCTGCGTTATCTCGTTATCCCCGAGCGGCCGGACGGCACGGACGGAATGGACGAGGCAGCACTGGCCAGCCTCGTCAGCCGCGATGCGATGATTGGCACGGCCATCGCAGGCAGCTGGAAGGTCTCAGCTGCCGGCAGTTCGACGATTTCAGCTGCCGACAGCCCGGAGGCTCGTCCATGA